In the Rhizobium sp. CB3090 genome, one interval contains:
- a CDS encoding GIY-YIG nuclease family protein: MNHELIRQEIISKIKDIAQRDGKAPGREKFQGETGIGPHTWRGRIWRSWTDALADAGFEPNEYQAAFDSDDLLQAVAEIASRLGRFPTTGDIEYEFPRLSGAPSSATLFARWKMAELAAALAEYAERRGDYKIASFARDYVPPRRNKKSEVEDAVVVGYVYMQRHGSDYKIGYTKSLNKRGRQIQIELPQKIELVHSILTDDPAGIEAYWHKRFSEKRTRGEWFKLTKADITAFKRWSKIW; the protein is encoded by the coding sequence ATGAATCATGAACTGATCAGGCAAGAGATAATTTCAAAGATAAAGGATATCGCGCAGCGGGACGGCAAGGCTCCGGGTCGCGAGAAATTTCAGGGCGAAACCGGCATTGGACCGCATACGTGGCGTGGAAGAATTTGGCGCAGTTGGACGGATGCACTAGCGGACGCAGGTTTCGAACCGAACGAATATCAAGCCGCTTTCGATAGCGATGACCTCCTCCAAGCCGTGGCCGAGATTGCGAGTCGGCTTGGCCGGTTTCCGACAACCGGCGATATCGAATATGAATTCCCGAGGCTCAGCGGTGCACCCAGTTCCGCCACCCTATTCGCGCGCTGGAAAATGGCAGAACTGGCTGCCGCGCTTGCAGAATACGCGGAGCGCCGAGGCGATTATAAGATTGCGAGCTTCGCTAGAGACTACGTTCCACCCCGCCGAAACAAAAAATCAGAAGTGGAGGATGCTGTCGTTGTCGGATACGTCTACATGCAGCGCCACGGTTCAGACTACAAAATCGGCTACACAAAATCATTGAACAAGCGCGGGCGGCAAATCCAGATCGAGCTTCCGCAAAAAATAGAGCTTGTCCATTCAATCTTAACCGATGACCCAGCAGGCATCGAAGCATATTGGCATAAGCGATTTTCGGAGAAGCGGACACGCGGAGAATGGTTCAAGCTGACGAAAGCTGACATCACAGCGTTCAAACGATGGTCAAAGATTTGGTGA
- the ftsZ gene encoding cell division protein FtsZ, which produces MTDAKSGIAGLRPHITVIGVGGGGGNAINNMIAENLAGVEFIAANTDAQVLATSKASRRIQLGANVTEGLGAGSLPEVGRAAAEESIDEIMDHLSGSHMCFVTAGMGGGTGTGAAPVIAHAARSAGILTVGVVTKPFTFEGNRRMKTANLGIEALQQAADTVIVIPNQNLFHIADAKTTFADAFLTADRVLYSGVGCITDLIVKEGLINLDFADVKSVMRGMGRAMMGTGEATGDDRAMRAAEAAIANPLLNDVSMRGAKGVLVSISGGSDMTLFEVDEAASRIRDEVQGDAEIVIGAIFDPNLDGRFRLSVVATGLEGGPLPDPMEAFALDLEPKPTLQ; this is translated from the coding sequence ATGACGGACGCCAAGAGTGGCATCGCAGGCTTAAGGCCACACATCACTGTCATTGGCGTAGGCGGTGGCGGCGGAAATGCGATCAATAACATGATTGCTGAAAATTTGGCGGGTGTAGAGTTCATCGCGGCCAATACGGACGCTCAGGTGCTTGCGACATCAAAGGCATCACGCCGCATCCAACTCGGGGCAAATGTAACGGAAGGTCTCGGTGCAGGTTCGCTGCCGGAAGTTGGCCGCGCGGCGGCCGAGGAGTCGATCGATGAGATCATGGATCATCTCAGCGGTTCGCACATGTGTTTCGTCACGGCCGGAATGGGCGGCGGAACAGGGACGGGTGCCGCACCGGTGATCGCTCACGCTGCCCGTTCGGCCGGCATCCTGACCGTCGGCGTCGTCACGAAACCGTTTACCTTCGAGGGCAATCGCCGCATGAAGACAGCCAATCTCGGCATCGAAGCGCTGCAGCAGGCAGCCGATACGGTTATCGTCATTCCCAATCAGAATCTATTTCACATTGCCGATGCGAAGACCACGTTCGCGGATGCCTTCTTGACTGCTGATCGCGTTCTTTATTCCGGCGTCGGATGCATCACCGATCTCATCGTCAAGGAAGGCCTGATCAATCTTGATTTCGCAGATGTGAAATCGGTCATGCGTGGCATGGGCCGAGCCATGATGGGGACGGGCGAGGCCACGGGGGACGACCGGGCGATGAGAGCGGCCGAGGCGGCAATCGCGAACCCGTTGCTGAATGACGTTTCGATGCGAGGCGCCAAGGGTGTCCTGGTCTCGATCTCCGGCGGTTCGGATATGACGCTCTTCGAAGTCGACGAAGCTGCGAGCCGCATTCGCGACGAAGTGCAAGGCGACGCGGAAATCGTCATCGGCGCGATCTTCGACCCTAATCTTGACGGCAGGTTCCGTCTGTCTGTTGTGGCGACGGGATTGGAAGGTGGCCCACTCCCTGATCCGATGGAGGCTTTCGCCCTGGATCTGGAGCCGAAGCCTACGCTGCAGTAG
- a CDS encoding pentapeptide repeat-containing protein, whose translation MQSRRGRNDGAALSWFAARDRLVVAGLSGLALTVAILLVSGAPKSAQAGDCGSVASPGLDWSECSKNNIMLQGSDLHGANLAGAHFDGTDLSNANLTSANLEKATLVRAWVKNAHAEGANFSRIEAYRSDFSNAVANGAAFASAELQRAEFSGAQLTNTDFQKAELGRADFEKAALGKTNFSLANLSRAALSGAAINGPVAFSGAFMYLTRIEGLDLSAATGLEQQQINLACGDKATKLPAGLKAPEGWPCPPDDKD comes from the coding sequence ATGCAGTCTAGACGGGGACGAAATGACGGTGCGGCTTTGAGTTGGTTTGCAGCGAGGGATAGGCTCGTCGTCGCCGGTCTTTCCGGGCTGGCGCTGACTGTTGCAATCCTGCTCGTATCCGGTGCGCCCAAATCTGCGCAAGCCGGCGATTGCGGCAGTGTTGCTTCGCCAGGTCTCGATTGGAGCGAATGCAGCAAAAACAATATCATGCTGCAGGGCAGCGACCTGCACGGAGCCAATCTTGCCGGCGCTCATTTCGACGGTACCGATCTCAGCAACGCCAATCTGACCTCGGCAAATCTGGAAAAGGCAACGCTGGTCCGCGCATGGGTGAAGAATGCGCACGCCGAAGGGGCGAATTTCTCGCGGATCGAGGCCTACCGCTCCGATTTCAGCAACGCCGTAGCCAATGGCGCCGCATTTGCCAGCGCCGAACTGCAACGAGCCGAATTCAGCGGTGCTCAACTTACCAATACGGATTTTCAGAAGGCCGAGCTTGGCCGCGCCGATTTTGAAAAGGCAGCATTGGGAAAGACCAATTTTTCACTCGCCAATCTTTCCCGCGCCGCTCTGAGCGGCGCGGCGATCAACGGCCCGGTCGCCTTTAGCGGCGCCTTCATGTATCTGACGCGTATCGAAGGGCTCGATCTCTCGGCTGCCACCGGCCTGGAACAGCAGCAGATCAATCTTGCTTGCGGCGATAAGGCGACCAAGTTGCCCGCCGGGCTGAAAGCGCCGGAAGGCTGGCCCTGTCCGCCTGACGACAAGGATTGA
- a CDS encoding GAF domain-containing protein, with protein sequence MFIEKTTQHDSKPEFYRELAGQLQALLDGETDPIANAANTSALIYQMLPDINWAGFYFLQSDDELVLGPFQGKPACVRIAVGRGVCGTAIEKEQSILVDDVHAFPGHIACDAASRSELVVPIFREGYVFGVIDLDSPLPGRFDADDQAGIEALATIFTAACDWDD encoded by the coding sequence ATGTTCATAGAAAAGACGACCCAGCACGACAGCAAACCTGAATTCTACCGTGAGCTTGCCGGCCAGTTGCAGGCGCTGCTCGACGGCGAGACCGATCCGATCGCCAACGCCGCCAACACCTCGGCGCTGATCTATCAGATGCTGCCGGATATCAACTGGGCCGGCTTCTATTTCCTACAGTCGGATGACGAGCTCGTGCTTGGGCCGTTCCAGGGCAAGCCGGCCTGCGTCCGCATAGCGGTCGGCCGTGGCGTCTGCGGGACGGCGATCGAGAAGGAGCAGTCGATCCTTGTCGACGACGTGCATGCCTTCCCAGGCCATATCGCCTGCGATGCCGCCTCCCGTTCGGAGCTGGTGGTGCCGATATTCCGCGAAGGCTACGTTTTCGGTGTTATCGATCTGGACAGCCCGCTCCCCGGTCGCTTCGACGCCGACGACCAGGCGGGCATCGAGGCCTTAGCGACGATTTTTACCGCTGCCTGCGACTGGGATGACTGA
- the msrB gene encoding peptide-methionine (R)-S-oxide reductase MsrB, which produces MQNYRKTSEAIAKLSPEQYRVTQQSGTERPGTGEYLNNKQPGIYVDIVSGEPLFASSDKFDSGCGWPSFTKPIEAANINELTDLSHGMLRTEVRSIHGDSHLGHVFPDGPQDRGGLRYCINSASLRFVHRDRMEAEGYGAYLDQVEDIR; this is translated from the coding sequence ATGCAGAATTACCGCAAGACTTCCGAGGCTATAGCGAAGCTGTCTCCCGAGCAGTACCGCGTGACGCAGCAAAGCGGTACCGAGCGTCCAGGCACGGGCGAATATCTGAACAACAAGCAGCCCGGCATCTATGTCGATATCGTCTCAGGCGAGCCGCTGTTTGCCTCTTCCGACAAGTTCGATTCGGGCTGCGGCTGGCCGAGTTTCACCAAGCCGATCGAAGCTGCCAACATCAACGAGCTGACTGATCTCTCGCACGGAATGCTGCGCACAGAAGTGCGCTCTATCCATGGCGACAGCCATCTCGGCCATGTTTTCCCGGATGGACCGCAGGATCGCGGCGGCCTACGCTATTGCATCAACTCCGCCTCCCTTCGCTTCGTGCATCGTGACCGCATGGAAGCCGAGGGTTATGGCGCCTATCTCGACCAAGTGGAGGATATCCGATGA
- the msrA gene encoding peptide-methionine (S)-S-oxide reductase MsrA: MTTERAVLAGGCFWGMQDLIRRYNGVISTRVGYTGGDVRNATYRNHGTHAEAIEITFDSEKISYRDLLEFFFQIHDPTTRNRQGNDVGTSYRSAIFYTSDEQKRVALDTIADVDASGLWPGKVVTEVTPASDFWEAEPEHQDYLERFPNGYTCHFVRPGWKLPVRQSDATQRAAS; encoded by the coding sequence ATGACTACGGAACGTGCAGTTCTCGCCGGCGGTTGTTTCTGGGGCATGCAGGACCTCATCCGCCGCTATAATGGCGTCATCTCGACGCGCGTCGGCTATACCGGCGGCGATGTCCGCAATGCGACCTATCGCAACCACGGCACCCATGCGGAAGCGATCGAGATCACCTTCGATTCCGAAAAGATCAGCTATCGTGACCTTTTGGAATTCTTCTTCCAGATCCATGATCCGACCACGCGCAACCGCCAGGGCAACGATGTCGGCACCAGCTATCGCTCGGCAATCTTTTATACCAGCGACGAGCAGAAGCGGGTCGCGCTCGATACGATCGCCGATGTCGATGCCTCCGGTCTCTGGCCGGGCAAGGTCGTCACGGAAGTGACGCCGGCAAGCGACTTCTGGGAGGCCGAGCCGGAGCACCAGGATTATCTGGAACGTTTTCCGAACGGCTACACCTGCCATTTCGTCCGCCCCGGCTGGAAACTGCCGGTCCGGCAATCCGATGCGACGCAGCGCGCGGCGTCCTGA
- a CDS encoding 3-deoxy-7-phosphoheptulonate synthase, whose protein sequence is MLNSTDDLRIVEITALTSPSRIIEEIPRDEAVTTTVTETRNAVHRILNNDDDRLIVVIGPCSIHDPVAARDYAARLKEQRDRFADDLEIIMRVYFEKPRTTVGWKGLINDPHLDGSYRIEEGLRIARSLLVDVNEIGLPAGCEYLDTITPQYISDLVSWGAIGARTTESQVHRQLASGLSCPVGFKNGTNGDARIALDAIVAASQPHHFPAVTKEGLAAIASTRGNEDCHLILRGGRQPNYDAASVQAVSAQAQQAGLNPRIIIDASHANSSKNPENQPLVVTSVAEQVSAGDHRIKGMMMESNIVAGRQDLVPGKALVYGQSITDGCIDWPTSVRTLEELAQAAQARRRLPRQ, encoded by the coding sequence GTGTTGAATTCCACTGATGATTTGCGAATTGTCGAGATTACTGCCCTCACCTCGCCCTCCCGCATTATAGAGGAGATCCCCCGGGATGAGGCCGTCACTACGACCGTGACGGAAACGCGCAATGCCGTTCACCGCATCCTGAACAATGACGATGATCGATTGATCGTGGTGATCGGCCCCTGCTCCATTCACGATCCTGTCGCGGCACGAGACTATGCCGCCCGCCTGAAGGAACAGCGCGATCGGTTCGCCGACGATCTCGAAATCATCATGCGGGTCTATTTCGAGAAGCCTCGGACCACGGTGGGCTGGAAAGGTCTCATCAACGATCCTCATCTCGACGGCAGCTACCGTATCGAGGAGGGATTGCGTATCGCCAGAAGCCTTTTGGTCGACGTCAACGAAATCGGACTGCCGGCGGGCTGCGAATATCTCGACACGATCACGCCGCAGTACATTTCCGATCTGGTAAGCTGGGGTGCGATTGGCGCGAGGACGACCGAGAGCCAGGTGCATCGCCAGCTCGCTTCGGGCCTTTCATGCCCGGTCGGCTTCAAGAACGGCACGAACGGCGATGCAAGGATCGCGCTTGATGCGATCGTGGCGGCCTCGCAGCCGCATCATTTCCCGGCCGTCACCAAGGAGGGCCTTGCGGCGATTGCCTCGACACGCGGCAACGAGGATTGCCATCTCATTCTGCGCGGCGGCAGGCAGCCCAACTATGACGCCGCAAGTGTGCAGGCGGTCTCGGCACAGGCTCAGCAGGCCGGCCTTAATCCGCGGATCATCATCGATGCCAGCCATGCCAATAGCAGCAAGAATCCGGAAAACCAGCCACTGGTGGTCACTTCCGTCGCAGAGCAGGTTTCGGCGGGCGATCATCGTATCAAAGGTATGATGATGGAGAGCAATATCGTCGCCGGCCGCCAGGATCTGGTTCCCGGCAAAGCGCTGGTTTATGGCCAAAGCATCACCGACGGCTGCATCGATTGGCCGACTTCCGTCCGCACGCTGGAGGAATTGGCCCAAGCCGCGCAAGCAAGGCGGCGGCTGCCTCGCCAATAG
- a CDS encoding porin, with protein MNIKSLLLGSAAALAAVSGAHAADAVVAAEPEPLEYVRICDAYGAGYFFIPGTETCLKIGGMVRTEGKWYNAYNPGPGGNYGTLWHTRAQLSVDTASDTEYGPLKTNTVYRWDWQEGGSTSTKLLWANISLAGFTVGKLDSQYNLFAGYAGDVINDDVVYDGPYELNQLTYNYDAGNGFKAVISLEDSNSGSDSSSYGGAWVQSKADHYAPNVVAGVGYKAGSFGFKVVGGYDSIVEEGAIKARVDADFGAFTAFLMGGWNTDGDKLNQYAGSNLNASACPVGRGDLCGWGDWAVWGGVGYKISDKLKWNLQLAYTDSKIFEATTNLKFNPVKNLLIEPEVTYTNFDSVNQDQWAGILRFQRSF; from the coding sequence ATGAACATCAAGAGCCTTCTTCTCGGCTCCGCTGCGGCCCTCGCAGCAGTTTCCGGCGCACACGCTGCTGACGCTGTCGTCGCCGCTGAGCCGGAACCGCTCGAATACGTCCGCATTTGCGACGCATACGGCGCCGGTTATTTCTTCATCCCGGGCACCGAAACCTGCCTCAAGATCGGCGGCATGGTCCGTACCGAAGGCAAGTGGTACAACGCCTACAACCCGGGTCCGGGCGGCAACTATGGTACGCTTTGGCATACTCGCGCTCAGCTTTCCGTCGATACCGCATCGGACACCGAGTACGGTCCCCTGAAGACCAACACCGTCTACCGTTGGGATTGGCAGGAAGGCGGCTCTACGAGCACTAAGCTGCTCTGGGCTAACATCAGCCTCGCTGGCTTCACCGTCGGTAAGCTCGATTCGCAGTACAACCTGTTCGCAGGTTATGCCGGCGACGTGATCAACGACGACGTGGTCTATGACGGCCCTTATGAACTCAACCAGTTGACCTACAACTACGATGCAGGCAACGGCTTCAAGGCTGTCATCTCGCTCGAAGACTCCAACTCCGGTTCGGATAGCTCTTCCTACGGCGGCGCTTGGGTTCAGTCCAAGGCTGACCATTATGCACCGAACGTTGTTGCCGGTGTTGGCTACAAGGCTGGCAGCTTCGGCTTCAAGGTGGTCGGCGGTTACGACTCGATCGTCGAAGAAGGCGCTATCAAGGCTCGCGTCGATGCAGACTTCGGCGCGTTCACGGCCTTCTTGATGGGCGGCTGGAACACGGACGGCGACAAGCTGAACCAGTACGCCGGTTCGAACCTGAACGCATCGGCTTGCCCGGTTGGCCGTGGCGATCTTTGCGGCTGGGGTGACTGGGCTGTTTGGGGTGGCGTTGGCTACAAGATCAGCGACAAGCTGAAGTGGAACCTTCAGCTCGCCTACACGGACTCGAAGATCTTCGAAGCCACGACGAACCTCAAGTTCAACCCAGTCAAGAACCTGCTCATCGAGCCGGAAGTTACCTACACCAACTTCGATTCTGTGAACCAGGACCAGTGGGCCGGTATCCTCCGCTTCCAGCGTAGCTTCTAA
- the cysN gene encoding sulfate adenylyltransferase subunit CysN, with the protein MTAAATANAVTLPAAEPAKVRDSRPLRLITCGSVDDGKSTLIGRLLWDTKAVKEDQAATLQRDSTGKQNDLGLPDFALLLDGLQAEREQGITIDVAYRYFSTDKRSFIVADTPGHEQYTRNMATGASTADLAVLLVDARMGILEQTRRHATIASLLGIKQFVLAVNKIDLTNYDRAGFEKISHDFREFALSLGVKQITAIPMSALKGENVVYSGQAAMPWYTGPTLVETLELATVRSAQAVGFRLSVQRVSRPGESFRGYQGTVAGGSVKPGDSVMILPSGMVANVSKIVTFDLVRNAAVAGDAITLVLDRQVDVSRGDMIVAIDSQPQSGLSFDAQIVALQPEGIEPGKRYWLKSGSRRQRVQVQPIAQLELKTGAWAPAQSLWMNAIGKVRLSFDEAAVFDPYDQNRSTGSFILIDPESNNTVAGGMITGKRAEVGGIHKDGQRVLLSLPADLADQIMASELFTSRRDETEVRRVTAAQAAEIWANAASDI; encoded by the coding sequence ATGACTGCAGCCGCAACCGCAAACGCCGTCACCCTGCCGGCCGCCGAGCCCGCCAAGGTGCGCGACTCGCGCCCACTTCGCCTGATCACCTGCGGCAGCGTCGATGACGGCAAATCCACGCTGATCGGCCGTCTGCTCTGGGATACCAAGGCCGTCAAGGAAGACCAAGCCGCCACGCTGCAGCGCGATTCCACCGGCAAGCAGAACGATCTCGGCCTGCCCGACTTCGCACTTCTGCTCGATGGCCTCCAGGCCGAGCGCGAACAGGGCATCACCATCGATGTCGCCTATCGCTATTTCTCGACCGACAAGCGCTCCTTCATCGTCGCCGATACGCCCGGCCACGAGCAATATACCCGCAACATGGCGACCGGCGCCTCTACCGCCGATCTCGCGGTGCTGCTGGTCGACGCACGCATGGGCATTCTGGAGCAGACGCGCCGCCATGCGACGATCGCTTCGCTGCTCGGCATCAAGCAATTCGTGTTGGCGGTCAACAAGATCGACCTGACCAACTACGACCGCGCCGGTTTCGAGAAGATTTCGCATGATTTCCGCGAATTCGCTCTGTCGCTCGGCGTCAAGCAGATCACCGCCATCCCGATGTCGGCGCTGAAGGGCGAAAATGTCGTCTATTCCGGCCAAGCCGCTATGCCGTGGTACACCGGTCCGACGCTGGTCGAGACGCTGGAACTCGCCACCGTGCGTTCGGCGCAGGCGGTCGGCTTCCGCCTTTCGGTTCAGCGCGTGTCGCGGCCGGGCGAAAGCTTCCGCGGCTATCAGGGCACCGTTGCCGGCGGTTCGGTGAAGCCCGGCGACAGCGTCATGATCCTGCCGTCGGGCATGGTCGCCAATGTCTCCAAGATCGTCACCTTCGATCTCGTCCGCAATGCCGCCGTCGCAGGAGACGCAATCACGCTCGTGCTCGACCGGCAGGTGGACGTATCGCGCGGTGACATGATCGTCGCCATCGACAGCCAGCCGCAATCCGGCCTCTCCTTCGACGCGCAGATCGTCGCGTTGCAGCCGGAGGGCATCGAACCCGGCAAGCGCTATTGGCTGAAGAGCGGCAGCCGCCGCCAGCGCGTGCAGGTGCAGCCGATTGCTCAGCTCGAGCTCAAAACCGGCGCCTGGGCACCCGCACAGTCGCTGTGGATGAACGCGATCGGCAAGGTCCGCCTCTCCTTCGACGAAGCTGCGGTTTTCGATCCCTACGACCAGAACCGCTCGACCGGCTCTTTCATCCTGATCGACCCCGAAAGCAACAACACGGTTGCCGGCGGCATGATCACCGGCAAGCGTGCTGAGGTCGGCGGCATCCACAAGGACGGCCAGCGGGTACTTCTGTCACTGCCGGCCGATCTTGCCGACCAGATCATGGCCAGCGAGCTCTTCACCAGCCGCCGCGACGAAACCGAAGTTCGCCGCGTCACCGCCGCACAGGCTGCTGAGATCTGGGCGAACGCCGCGAGCGATATCTGA
- the cysD gene encoding sulfate adenylyltransferase subunit CysD has protein sequence MPDSRPDTELSNPQSTKPPLDPHLKALENESIHIFREVAAEFERPVMLYSIGKDSSVLLHLARKAFYPGRVPFPLLHVNTGWKFAEMITFRDEIVKRYDLDLIEHINPRGKAENITPFTHGSARYTDIMKTEALRQALDAGQFDAAFGGARRDEEASRAKERIYSFRTPDHRWDPRNQRPELWNIYNGQIRKGESVRVFPLSNWTEVDIWRYIQAEDIPIVPLYFAEKRPIVERDGMMIMAADPRLELLPGEIKREEVIRFRTLGCFPLTGAIRSTATTLEDVIAELEIATVSERQGRAIDRDQSGSMEKKKREGYF, from the coding sequence ATGCCTGATAGTCGTCCGGATACGGAACTCTCCAATCCGCAGAGCACCAAGCCGCCGCTCGACCCGCATTTGAAGGCGCTGGAAAACGAGTCGATTCACATCTTCCGCGAAGTGGCGGCCGAATTCGAGCGTCCAGTGATGCTATATTCGATCGGCAAGGATTCCTCAGTGCTGCTGCATCTGGCCCGCAAGGCCTTCTATCCCGGCCGCGTGCCCTTCCCGCTGCTGCATGTGAACACCGGCTGGAAATTCGCCGAGATGATCACCTTCCGCGACGAGATCGTGAAGCGATACGACCTCGACCTGATCGAACACATCAATCCGCGCGGCAAGGCAGAAAACATCACGCCATTCACCCATGGCTCGGCACGCTACACCGACATCATGAAGACGGAAGCGTTGCGCCAGGCGCTCGACGCAGGTCAATTCGACGCCGCTTTCGGAGGTGCCCGCCGCGACGAAGAGGCCTCGCGCGCCAAGGAGCGCATCTACTCCTTCCGCACGCCGGATCATCGCTGGGATCCGCGCAATCAGCGGCCGGAACTCTGGAACATCTATAACGGCCAGATCCGCAAGGGCGAGAGCGTCCGTGTCTTCCCGCTGTCCAACTGGACCGAGGTCGATATCTGGCGCTACATCCAGGCCGAAGACATTCCGATCGTGCCGCTCTATTTCGCCGAAAAACGCCCGATTGTGGAGCGCGACGGCATGATGATCATGGCCGCCGATCCGCGGCTCGAACTGCTGCCCGGCGAGATCAAGCGCGAGGAAGTCATCCGTTTCCGTACGCTCGGCTGCTTTCCGCTGACGGGCGCGATCCGCTCGACTGCCACCACCCTCGAAGACGTTATTGCAGAGCTGGAAATCGCCACGGTTTCAGAACGGCAGGGCCGCGCCATCGATCGCGACCAATCCGGCTCCATGGAAAAGAAGAAGCGTGAAGGATATTTCTGA
- a CDS encoding phosphoadenylyl-sulfate reductase, whose protein sequence is MTAITLIEEAGTLNSRLAALDLAGRLSLVAGLGGRAVFTTSLGIEDQVITAEIGNHRLPIEVATLQTGRLFPETLKLIDETETQYDIHISRYEPEQADIDAYAEKYGLNGFYESVEARHACCGVRKLKPLARALSGATIWVTGLRRGQSANRADTPFAEYDPERNLIKVNPLADWDIDVIRAYVADNSVPVNPLHQRGYPSIGCEPCTRAIKPGEPERAGRWWWENDEKRECGLHLHEEAAAQ, encoded by the coding sequence ATGACTGCCATCACTCTTATCGAAGAAGCCGGAACGCTGAACAGCCGGTTGGCGGCGCTTGATCTCGCGGGCCGCCTGTCTCTGGTCGCCGGCCTCGGCGGGCGTGCCGTCTTTACAACCTCTCTCGGGATCGAAGATCAGGTCATTACGGCGGAGATCGGCAATCACCGCCTGCCGATCGAGGTTGCGACGCTGCAGACCGGCCGTCTTTTTCCGGAAACGCTCAAGCTGATCGATGAAACCGAAACCCAATACGACATCCATATCAGCCGCTACGAGCCGGAACAGGCCGACATCGATGCCTATGCCGAGAAGTATGGTCTCAATGGTTTCTATGAGAGCGTCGAAGCCCGGCATGCCTGTTGTGGCGTGCGCAAGCTGAAGCCGCTTGCACGAGCACTTTCCGGCGCGACGATCTGGGTCACCGGCCTGCGTCGCGGTCAGTCGGCCAATCGTGCCGATACGCCTTTTGCCGAATACGATCCCGAGCGCAATCTTATCAAGGTGAACCCGCTTGCCGATTGGGACATCGATGTGATCCGCGCCTATGTCGCCGACAACAGCGTGCCGGTGAACCCATTGCATCAACGCGGTTATCCCTCTATCGGCTGTGAACCCTGCACTCGCGCCATCAAACCGGGCGAGCCCGAAAGAGCCGGTCGCTGGTGGTGGGAAAATGATGAGAAGCGCGAATGCGGCCTGCATCTTCATGAGGAAGCCGCTGCACAGTGA
- a CDS encoding Rrf2 family transcriptional regulator yields the protein MITQKAKYALRALSALAQAEAGEPVMISDIAAQQKIPKKFLEQILLDLKHQGIVISRRGKQGGYLLRKPANEITFGEILRIIDGPIAPLPCLSITAYRRCDDCDGEQTCEIRHVFARVADATRKVLFSTTIADAVALPNDTEVARLLA from the coding sequence ATGATCACTCAGAAAGCAAAATACGCGCTGCGGGCGCTGTCTGCTCTGGCCCAGGCCGAAGCGGGCGAGCCGGTTATGATTTCCGATATTGCGGCGCAGCAGAAAATCCCGAAGAAATTTCTGGAGCAGATCCTTCTCGACCTGAAACATCAGGGCATTGTCATCAGCCGCCGCGGCAAGCAGGGCGGTTATCTCCTGCGCAAGCCGGCAAACGAAATCACCTTCGGCGAGATCCTGCGCATCATCGACGGGCCGATCGCGCCATTGCCCTGTCTTTCCATCACCGCCTATCGTCGCTGCGACGATTGCGACGGCGAACAGACCTGCGAAATCCGCCACGTTTTCGCCAGGGTCGCCGATGCCACTCGCAAGGTCCTGTTCTCGACCACCATCGCCGACGCAGTGGCACTCCCCAATGACACGGAAGTCGCCCGGCTCTTGGCTTGA